The Oncorhynchus masou masou isolate Uvic2021 chromosome 6, UVic_Omas_1.1, whole genome shotgun sequence genome has a window encoding:
- the LOC135542525 gene encoding glycogenin-1-like isoform X2, giving the protein MPANQAFVTLATTDSYCMGALVVGQCLRRHRTTRQTVVMVTTNVSSQARAALGHVFDQVLVVDVLDSGDQAHLSWLGRPELGVTFTKLHCWTLTQYSKCVFLDADTLVLCNVDELFEREELSAAPDPGWPDCFNSGVFVFRPSLITHGRLLEHARQHGSFDGGDQGLLNTFFSDWAVRDISKHLPFVYNLSAIAVYTYLPAYQEYGHNAKIVHFLGSVKPWNLRSNSQTNQHTNSHLEEFVYQWWMEYSYLHHLIKTMSHQEPAVPSQHAGPKQHRTQRQGVSTGKEGGAGDRTANQDPPGPSEEGSEVTETAFNPMEDPATEPTAAKTEEDDLEQRRLWEEGQADYLGRDAFDNIQKKLDRFLYL; this is encoded by the exons ATGCCAG CGAACCAGGCCTTTGTCACCCTGGCCACCACAGACAGCTACTGCATGGGGGCTCTGGTGGTAGGACAGTGTTTACGACGACACAGGACCACACGCCAGACTGTTGTGATGGTCACCACTAATGTCTCTAGCCAGGCACG GGCTGCCCTGGGCCATGTGTTTGACCAGGTCCTGGTAGTGGATGTGCTGGACAGTGGAGACCAAGCACATCTATCCTGGCTGGGACGACCAGAACTGGGGGTCACTTTCACCAAGCTCCACTGTTGGACCCTCACCCAATACAGCAAATGTGTGTTCCTGGATGCAGACACACTC GTGCTGTGTAACGTGGACGAGCTGTTTGAGCGTGAGGAGCTGTCTGCTGCCCCTGACCCTGGCTGGCCGGACTGTTTTAACTCAGGGGTGTTTGTGTTCCGGCCCTCTCTAATCACCCACGGCAGGCTGTTGGAGCATGCACGACAACACGGCAGTTTCGACG GTGGGGACCAGGGCCTCTTGAACACATTTTTCAGTGACTGGGCTGTTAGAGATATCAGTAAACACCTGCCTTTTGTGTACAACCTCAGTGCCATCGCAGTCTACACCTATTTGCCTGCTTATCAAGA ATATGGTCACAATGCTAAGATTGTCCACTTCCTGGGTTCGGTCAAGCCATGGAATCTACGTTCTAACTCACAGACCAatcagcacaccaacagccaccTGGAAGAGTTTGTTTACCAGTGGTGGATGGAGTACTCCTACTTACATCACCTTATAAAGACAATGTCCCATCAAGAACCTGCTGTGCCAAGCCAACATGCTGGGCCAAAGCAACAT CGTACCCAACGTCAGGGTGTATCCacggggaaggagggaggagctGGAGACAGAACAGCCAACCAGGACCCACCTGGACCCAGTGAGGAAGGGTCAGAGGTCACTGAAACGGCCTTCAACCCCATGGAGGATCCTGCCACTGAACCT ACCGCTGCCAAGACAGAGGAGGATGATCTGGAGCAGCGGAGGCTGTGGGAGGAAGGCCAGGCGGACTACCTGGGCAGAGACGCCTTCGACAACATCCAGAAAAAACTGGACCGATTCTTATATTTGTAG
- the LOC135542525 gene encoding uncharacterized protein LOC135542525 isoform X1, whose protein sequence is MPANQAFVTLATTDSYCMGALVVGQCLRRHRTTRQTVVMVTTNVSSQARAALGHVFDQVLVVDVLDSGDQAHLSWLGRPELGVTFTKLHCWTLTQYSKCVFLDADTLVLCNVDELFEREELSAAPDPGWPDCFNSGVFVFRPSLITHGRLLEHARQHGSFDGGDQGLLNTFFSDWAVRDISKHLPFVYNLSAIAVYTYLPAYQEYGHNAKIVHFLGSVKPWNLRSNSQTNQHTNSHLEEFVYQWWMEYSYLHHLIKTMSHQEPAVPSQHAGPKQHSQGSEEEKTKAREEEKPKAREEEKPKAREEEKPKGREEEKPKGREEEKPKGREEDKPKGREEEKPKGREEEKPKAREEEKPKAREEEKPKGREEEKPKARGDKPKARGDKPKARGDKPKARGEKPKAREEEKPKARGEKPKARGEKPKAREEEKPKAREEEKPKAREEEKPKVRGDKPKARGEKPKARGDKPKAGEEEKPKAREEEKPKAREEKPKAREDKPKAREEEKPKGREEEKPKARGDKPKARGDKPKAREEEKPKAREEEKPKAREEDKPKGREATVSLIEDLTESLLRKVNLLTEERKKRLDSPTQPGEMRTQRQGVSTGKEGGAGDRTANQDPPGPSEEGSEVTETAFNPMEDPATEPTAAKTEEDDLEQRRLWEEGQADYLGRDAFDNIQKKLDRFLYL, encoded by the exons ATGCCAG CGAACCAGGCCTTTGTCACCCTGGCCACCACAGACAGCTACTGCATGGGGGCTCTGGTGGTAGGACAGTGTTTACGACGACACAGGACCACACGCCAGACTGTTGTGATGGTCACCACTAATGTCTCTAGCCAGGCACG GGCTGCCCTGGGCCATGTGTTTGACCAGGTCCTGGTAGTGGATGTGCTGGACAGTGGAGACCAAGCACATCTATCCTGGCTGGGACGACCAGAACTGGGGGTCACTTTCACCAAGCTCCACTGTTGGACCCTCACCCAATACAGCAAATGTGTGTTCCTGGATGCAGACACACTC GTGCTGTGTAACGTGGACGAGCTGTTTGAGCGTGAGGAGCTGTCTGCTGCCCCTGACCCTGGCTGGCCGGACTGTTTTAACTCAGGGGTGTTTGTGTTCCGGCCCTCTCTAATCACCCACGGCAGGCTGTTGGAGCATGCACGACAACACGGCAGTTTCGACG GTGGGGACCAGGGCCTCTTGAACACATTTTTCAGTGACTGGGCTGTTAGAGATATCAGTAAACACCTGCCTTTTGTGTACAACCTCAGTGCCATCGCAGTCTACACCTATTTGCCTGCTTATCAAGA ATATGGTCACAATGCTAAGATTGTCCACTTCCTGGGTTCGGTCAAGCCATGGAATCTACGTTCTAACTCACAGACCAatcagcacaccaacagccaccTGGAAGAGTTTGTTTACCAGTGGTGGATGGAGTACTCCTACTTACATCACCTTATAAAGACAATGTCCCATCAAGAACCTGCTGTGCCAAGCCAACATGCTGGGCCAAAGCAACAT AGCCAGGGAAGTGAAGAAGAGAAGACAAAggcgagagaagaagagaagccaaaggcgagagaagaagagaagccaaaggcgagagaagaagagaagccaaaggggagagaagaagagaagccaaaggggagagaagaagagaagccaaaggggagagaagaagataagccaaaggggagagaagaagagaagccaaaggggagagaagaagagaagccaaaggcgagagaagaagagaagccaaaggcgagagaagaagagaagccaaaggggagagaagaagagaagccaAAGGCGAGAGGAGATAAGCCAAAGGCGAGAGGAGATAAGCCAAAGGCGAGAGGAGATAAGCCAAAGGCGAGAGGAGAGAAGCCAAAggcgagagaagaagagaagccaAAGGCGAGAGGAGAGAAGCCAAAGGCGAGAGGAGAGAAGCCAAAggcgagagaagaagagaagccaaaggcgagagaagaagagaagccaaaggcgagagaagaagagaagccaAAGGTGAGAGGAGATAAGCCAAAGGCGAGAGGAGAGAAGCCAAAGGCGAGAGGAGATAAGCCAAAGGCgggagaagaagagaagccaaaggcgagagaagaagagaagccaAAGGCGAGAGAAGAGAAGCCAAAGGCGAGAGAAGATAAGCCAAAggcgagagaagaagagaagccaaaggggagagaagaagagaagccaAAGGCGAGAGGAGATAAGCCAAAGGCGAGAGGAGATAAGCCAAAggcgagagaagaagagaagccaaaggcgagagaagaagagaagccaAAGGCGAGAGAAGAAGATAAGCCAAAGGGGAGAGAAGCAACAGTGTCGTTGATAGAGGACCTCACAGAATCATTACTCCGAAAAGTCAATCtgctcacagaggagaggaagaagaggcttGATTCACCCACGCAGCCAGGAGAAATG CGTACCCAACGTCAGGGTGTATCCacggggaaggagggaggagctGGAGACAGAACAGCCAACCAGGACCCACCTGGACCCAGTGAGGAAGGGTCAGAGGTCACTGAAACGGCCTTCAACCCCATGGAGGATCCTGCCACTGAACCT ACCGCTGCCAAGACAGAGGAGGATGATCTGGAGCAGCGGAGGCTGTGGGAGGAAGGCCAGGCGGACTACCTGGGCAGAGACGCCTTCGACAACATCCAGAAAAAACTGGACCGATTCTTATATTTGTAG
- the LOC135542525 gene encoding glycogenin-2-like isoform X3, producing MPANQAFVTLATTDSYCMGALVVGQCLRRHRTTRQTVVMVTTNVSSQARAALGHVFDQVLVVDVLDSGDQAHLSWLGRPELGVTFTKLHCWTLTQYSKCVFLDADTLVLCNVDELFEREELSAAPDPGWPDCFNSGVFVFRPSLITHGRLLEHARQHGSFDGGDQGLLNTFFSDWAVRDISKHLPFVYNLSAIAVYTYLPAYQEYGHNAKIVHFLGSVKPWNLRSNSQTNQHTNSHLEEFVYQWWMEYSYLHHLIKTMSHQEPAVPSQHAGPKQHTAAKTEEDDLEQRRLWEEGQADYLGRDAFDNIQKKLDRFLYL from the exons ATGCCAG CGAACCAGGCCTTTGTCACCCTGGCCACCACAGACAGCTACTGCATGGGGGCTCTGGTGGTAGGACAGTGTTTACGACGACACAGGACCACACGCCAGACTGTTGTGATGGTCACCACTAATGTCTCTAGCCAGGCACG GGCTGCCCTGGGCCATGTGTTTGACCAGGTCCTGGTAGTGGATGTGCTGGACAGTGGAGACCAAGCACATCTATCCTGGCTGGGACGACCAGAACTGGGGGTCACTTTCACCAAGCTCCACTGTTGGACCCTCACCCAATACAGCAAATGTGTGTTCCTGGATGCAGACACACTC GTGCTGTGTAACGTGGACGAGCTGTTTGAGCGTGAGGAGCTGTCTGCTGCCCCTGACCCTGGCTGGCCGGACTGTTTTAACTCAGGGGTGTTTGTGTTCCGGCCCTCTCTAATCACCCACGGCAGGCTGTTGGAGCATGCACGACAACACGGCAGTTTCGACG GTGGGGACCAGGGCCTCTTGAACACATTTTTCAGTGACTGGGCTGTTAGAGATATCAGTAAACACCTGCCTTTTGTGTACAACCTCAGTGCCATCGCAGTCTACACCTATTTGCCTGCTTATCAAGA ATATGGTCACAATGCTAAGATTGTCCACTTCCTGGGTTCGGTCAAGCCATGGAATCTACGTTCTAACTCACAGACCAatcagcacaccaacagccaccTGGAAGAGTTTGTTTACCAGTGGTGGATGGAGTACTCCTACTTACATCACCTTATAAAGACAATGTCCCATCAAGAACCTGCTGTGCCAAGCCAACATGCTGGGCCAAAGCAACAT ACCGCTGCCAAGACAGAGGAGGATGATCTGGAGCAGCGGAGGCTGTGGGAGGAAGGCCAGGCGGACTACCTGGGCAGAGACGCCTTCGACAACATCCAGAAAAAACTGGACCGATTCTTATATTTGTAG
- the c6h10orf53 gene encoding UPF0728 protein C10orf53 homolog yields the protein MPQNAVVIVRYGPYKSCGIVDHRTFRLIGLQAALKENGHQSVLEKMSDWNKVELVVNGECVYTCSIKQLEFGGDGKLDHLCKEAVTAVQNAY from the exons ATGCCTCAAAATGCAGTAGTAATCGTGCGCTACGGCCCTTATAAATCGTGTGGCATCGTGGACCACAGAACGTTTCGTCTGATTGGCCTCCAAG CTGCATTGAAAGAGAATGGACATCAAAGTGTATTGGAGAAAATGTCTGATTGGAACAAGGTGGAACTTGTGGTCAATGGAGAATGTGTCTACACATGCAGCATAAAACAACTGGAGTTTG GAGGAGATGGGAAACTGGACCACCTATGCAAGGAGGCCGTCACTGCTGTGCAGAATGCATACTGA